A window of Chlamydiota bacterium contains these coding sequences:
- a CDS encoding DUF11 domain-containing protein yields MNKKYLLAQMIVTGWLFWAASLPIQASTNLLQNSSFESGTGTGSGSSFSNWTIFGNDTSGCPSPNNRIFAQRDGSGNEHSGSFSLRIASDCGPPSSDAVAGVFQDITSGFGVGDTVTLQAFAKFASGDATGELHFKIEFIGTSIVKESGDFATSSSYSSPSLQATVPSGTTAVRATIIQVMKSGSSSTGTSAAEYFIDDVSMAIDKQSSSVSVEGCSFPTNASFEDTGIKNEEILPGWTRFPFESSLVNQKDNSSLVYLALDGTHAVEMNIFGGQFTGIFEVITGIHPGETLDFSAYARTDNTDFGAFGQLKIEFKDVKDRLISDTLSDKITKNNASGDYKKFSISAVAPTGTTYAVLVLVGDAGQGGGGDIVFDAVCSNFQPTAKITGDVFNVTNGQLITTTHVELLRADGSLIETDSNNPFEFFVEPDSYRMLRASAEGYTFPSRINQTVIQGDHGDLFHFSGDTKISLPMDPGYPLILKKDVNKKEAARGDLLVYKFNIKNNSTLPIDNVLLIDDLPDSFRYRSGTSQKNGEKIADPSQNGSLTFNLGTLKGSEEVTISYVAVIGTKAEPGRQYLTTAVAKSSSLGWQLSNTSLSGPTVILEPIFDLGTMIGKVFNDQNKNGVQDHGEQGIPDVRLATEEGTVIYTDAHGKYHIPGVKPGRHIIKIDRHSLPPGAECVTEEAYLVKITEGLLSKVNFAIALPLDTTIPPSYQNELEVHVTQQYDKVVPHLEVSLNQENFEILADQFVQPAYFYIEGNYLDLAIGWKIIIRDDRDKIIRTLGLTGEPAIPSRVEWDGKNDDGIILDSDRNYTYQLIITDGTHEDWTDKKPFKTTAKKEHPIEVRQESFMHLEENQTARQSIPITNRNSVMVRGHAKPDSTIKINGQETYVHEDGTFERQVLLPSGVQVVKISNTDENGKTLTYVKEVDVQEDYFFMVGMGEGELGARDVSSHLESISEDDQFDDGFYQDRRIAYYLKAKVKGKYLITSSLDTDRSNNTKLFTNIDPDRYYPVYGDSATLDYEATDTQSKLFLLLEADKSYFKWGSFQTGFTDTQLATYNRTLSGAKFHLEREKTNQYGDTYGEVTGFYANSDAAPDHNEFLGTGGSLYYLKNRNLIEGSEKINVITRDKITGQITSSVDLVEGVDYEIDYFQGRIILTRPLSSVSGSNTIISSDILDGNTSFLVVDYEYHPSSPLENPSRGVKAHTQALENLRVGGTYVQDDHEGPNYKLLGADAIYKIGRRTKFTAEYAQSRSDQSSTNLSTDGGITFTNEDPTLFGTITGNTGNLNVTMDELSRISPTTYLNFDPDAHEAYSMKFQTGVSNKLTFKSYYTYVQRGFSSTSVLFQEGTQKIGGELSYRLAPATFFNLRHDTQKLIDDSETTVGLSSPTTISGVNGLSGNLLEGEENYTTTAQITHDIGKWGLIGEYRHQEIGSPVNQNDPLSDFFFVTNESDDIIAGRATYHWSGKFIPFIEQQVSLAGSDNHQTTAGADMKITEKIWLQAQETVGNRGNSTLVGLQAQTSEKTRVYVNQMIGFDDALGHATRTTYGSHTQVDSKSTFTTEKQYTTYRKGELESNLFGYETRLKEGWSFSGNYERIDSDNGFNRDAVSGTLGYTKWNKLNLFTKLEFRQDETSASLTQHQYLTQNLAKWQTTDDLSLLGRFNYGFTNDTTHDTTLGEFWEAGTGFAYRPIYFDRFNMLGKYTYLNDDQPNGQSDFGLDILEHSHLTSIEGIYDLNRWFQVVEKYAFKYGEVSVEGSDFFEVKTHLWINRLNFHVTRKWDIAGEFRLRRETSTDDQKTGFLIEVDREVIDYVRFGAGYNFTDFSDDLKSGSDDHAHGFFFRLTGKY; encoded by the coding sequence ATGAATAAAAAATATTTATTGGCTCAGATGATCGTTACAGGATGGCTTTTTTGGGCAGCGAGTTTGCCTATTCAGGCATCAACCAATCTTTTACAAAATTCCAGTTTCGAAAGCGGAACAGGGACGGGGTCTGGAAGCTCATTTTCTAACTGGACTATTTTTGGGAATGATACCTCCGGTTGTCCCTCCCCCAACAACAGAATTTTTGCACAACGAGATGGGTCCGGAAATGAGCACAGTGGCTCTTTTTCACTGCGCATTGCTTCTGACTGCGGTCCCCCTTCAAGTGATGCAGTCGCAGGTGTATTTCAAGACATTACCAGTGGCTTTGGCGTAGGAGATACCGTCACCCTTCAGGCCTTCGCCAAATTTGCATCTGGGGATGCAACGGGCGAGCTCCATTTTAAAATCGAATTTATTGGAACGTCGATTGTAAAAGAATCTGGCGATTTCGCAACCTCTTCGTCTTACTCAAGTCCTTCTTTGCAAGCAACCGTCCCCTCTGGAACAACAGCCGTTCGCGCAACGATCATACAAGTGATGAAATCAGGTTCCTCCAGCACTGGAACGAGTGCGGCCGAATATTTCATCGATGATGTTTCGATGGCCATTGATAAACAATCCTCGAGTGTATCTGTTGAAGGATGTAGTTTTCCTACAAATGCCAGTTTTGAAGATACGGGAATTAAGAATGAGGAAATTCTACCGGGGTGGACACGGTTTCCTTTTGAGTCTTCTTTGGTCAATCAAAAGGATAATTCTTCTCTCGTCTATCTTGCCTTGGATGGAACACACGCGGTTGAGATGAACATCTTTGGCGGTCAATTTACGGGTATTTTTGAGGTGATCACCGGAATTCATCCTGGGGAAACCCTTGATTTTAGTGCGTATGCCCGCACGGATAACACCGATTTTGGAGCCTTTGGCCAACTTAAAATAGAATTTAAGGATGTAAAGGATCGTCTCATTTCGGATACCCTTTCTGATAAGATTACAAAAAACAATGCCTCTGGAGATTATAAAAAGTTTTCTATTTCAGCTGTGGCTCCCACAGGAACGACTTATGCCGTTCTCGTTTTAGTCGGCGATGCAGGACAAGGCGGAGGAGGCGATATTGTTTTTGATGCTGTCTGTTCAAACTTTCAGCCAACCGCAAAAATTACAGGAGATGTTTTTAACGTCACCAACGGACAACTGATTACAACCACTCACGTCGAGCTTTTACGTGCGGATGGAAGCTTGATTGAGACCGATAGCAATAACCCCTTTGAATTCTTTGTTGAACCTGATTCCTATCGTATGCTGCGAGCTTCGGCTGAAGGCTACACCTTCCCTTCTCGCATTAATCAAACAGTGATCCAAGGCGATCATGGAGATCTTTTTCACTTCTCTGGCGACACTAAAATCTCTCTTCCCATGGATCCAGGCTATCCGCTCATTCTTAAAAAAGATGTAAATAAGAAAGAAGCTGCACGGGGAGATTTACTTGTTTATAAATTTAATATAAAAAACAATTCTACCCTCCCCATTGACAATGTTCTTTTAATAGATGATTTACCGGATTCTTTTCGATACCGATCGGGGACTTCTCAAAAAAATGGAGAAAAGATTGCGGATCCTTCTCAAAACGGTTCCCTTACCTTTAATCTCGGAACTTTAAAAGGATCTGAAGAAGTCACCATAAGTTATGTCGCGGTCATTGGAACCAAGGCTGAACCTGGGCGTCAATATTTAACAACCGCCGTTGCCAAAAGTTCAAGTCTTGGATGGCAACTTTCAAACACCTCTCTCTCCGGTCCTACCGTCATTTTAGAGCCGATCTTTGACCTCGGCACGATGATCGGAAAAGTATTTAACGATCAAAATAAAAATGGAGTCCAAGACCACGGTGAGCAAGGCATACCCGATGTTCGTCTAGCAACCGAGGAAGGAACGGTTATCTATACGGATGCCCATGGAAAATATCATATTCCAGGAGTTAAACCGGGCCGTCATATCATTAAAATAGATCGCCACAGCCTTCCTCCTGGTGCTGAATGTGTGACAGAAGAAGCTTATCTCGTTAAAATCACCGAAGGACTTTTATCGAAGGTAAATTTTGCGATTGCTTTACCTCTGGATACAACGATTCCCCCCAGTTATCAAAATGAGCTTGAAGTTCATGTCACACAACAATATGATAAAGTTGTCCCTCATCTTGAGGTAAGTCTCAACCAAGAAAATTTTGAAATTTTAGCCGATCAATTTGTTCAGCCTGCCTATTTCTACATTGAAGGAAACTACCTTGACCTTGCGATAGGCTGGAAAATTATTATTCGGGACGATCGCGACAAAATAATTCGTACGCTGGGCCTCACAGGTGAACCTGCTATCCCCTCTCGTGTTGAATGGGATGGAAAGAATGATGATGGAATCATTTTAGACTCAGATCGAAATTATACCTACCAGCTCATTATAACGGATGGGACCCATGAAGATTGGACAGATAAAAAGCCTTTCAAAACCACCGCCAAAAAAGAACATCCCATTGAAGTGCGTCAAGAATCTTTTATGCATCTTGAAGAGAATCAAACAGCCCGTCAATCCATTCCCATTACGAATCGTAACTCGGTCATGGTCCGAGGCCATGCAAAACCTGACTCAACCATTAAAATCAATGGGCAAGAAACTTATGTGCATGAAGATGGAACATTTGAGAGACAGGTCCTTCTTCCTTCCGGAGTACAGGTTGTCAAAATTTCTAACACCGACGAGAATGGAAAAACGCTAACCTATGTTAAAGAAGTTGATGTTCAAGAAGACTACTTTTTTATGGTGGGAATGGGCGAAGGAGAATTGGGTGCCAGAGATGTCTCTTCTCATTTGGAATCTATTAGCGAAGATGATCAATTTGATGATGGTTTCTATCAAGATAGACGCATTGCCTACTATTTAAAAGCAAAGGTCAAAGGAAAATACCTCATCACCTCTTCCCTGGACACAGACCGATCAAATAATACCAAACTCTTTACGAATATTGACCCTGACCGCTACTACCCTGTTTATGGAGACTCGGCGACCCTTGATTATGAGGCAACCGACACCCAAAGCAAGCTGTTCTTACTTTTGGAGGCAGACAAGTCTTATTTTAAATGGGGTAGCTTTCAAACAGGATTTACTGATACGCAACTCGCAACTTACAATCGAACACTCTCGGGAGCTAAATTCCATCTGGAACGTGAAAAAACAAATCAATATGGCGACACCTATGGAGAAGTCACCGGCTTCTACGCCAATTCCGACGCTGCCCCCGACCATAACGAATTCTTAGGAACAGGGGGATCTCTTTATTATCTTAAAAACCGTAATCTCATTGAAGGAAGTGAAAAAATTAACGTTATTACTCGTGACAAAATTACAGGGCAAATCACGTCAAGTGTTGATCTTGTTGAAGGAGTCGATTATGAAATTGATTATTTTCAAGGTCGAATTATTTTAACCCGACCTCTCTCCTCCGTTTCCGGGTCAAACACGATTATCTCTTCCGATATTTTAGATGGAAACACCTCTTTTCTCGTGGTTGATTATGAATATCATCCCAGTTCTCCGCTTGAAAATCCCTCTCGTGGAGTCAAGGCTCACACTCAGGCTTTGGAAAATTTACGCGTGGGTGGCACTTACGTTCAGGATGACCATGAAGGACCCAATTATAAGCTGCTCGGCGCTGATGCCATCTATAAGATTGGCCGACGCACCAAATTTACGGCTGAATATGCTCAATCTAGATCCGATCAATCCTCCACCAATCTCTCAACCGATGGAGGGATCACTTTTACCAATGAAGATCCAACACTCTTTGGCACCATCACTGGGAACACCGGTAATCTGAATGTGACCATGGATGAACTCAGTCGAATCAGTCCTACCACCTATCTCAACTTTGATCCGGACGCACACGAAGCTTACAGCATGAAATTTCAAACGGGTGTCTCAAACAAATTAACCTTTAAATCCTATTACACCTATGTTCAAAGAGGTTTCTCCAGTACCTCCGTCCTCTTTCAAGAAGGAACACAAAAAATAGGAGGCGAACTCAGTTATAGATTAGCACCCGCTACTTTCTTTAATCTTCGACATGACACCCAAAAACTGATTGATGATTCTGAAACAACGGTGGGCCTCTCCTCCCCAACAACTATTTCTGGCGTTAATGGGCTTTCAGGAAATTTACTTGAGGGAGAAGAAAACTACACGACAACCGCACAAATTACACACGATATAGGGAAGTGGGGACTGATTGGTGAATATCGGCACCAGGAGATCGGGAGCCCGGTGAATCAGAATGATCCTCTCTCAGACTTTTTCTTTGTTACGAATGAATCAGACGATATCATTGCGGGTCGAGCTACTTATCACTGGAGTGGGAAATTTATTCCATTTATTGAACAGCAAGTTTCCTTGGCCGGCTCTGATAATCACCAAACCACCGCTGGAGCCGACATGAAAATAACTGAAAAAATTTGGCTTCAAGCTCAGGAAACGGTTGGGAATAGAGGTAATTCAACTTTGGTTGGTTTGCAAGCCCAAACCTCTGAAAAAACACGTGTCTATGTCAACCAAATGATCGGTTTTGACGATGCCCTGGGTCATGCCACACGGACAACCTACGGCAGCCACACTCAAGTCGACTCAAAAAGCACATTCACAACAGAAAAACAATACACGACCTATCGCAAAGGCGAGCTGGAATCTAATCTTTTCGGTTATGAAACTCGATTGAAGGAAGGTTGGTCCTTCAGCGGAAACTATGAAAGAATCGATAGTGACAATGGTTTTAACCGCGATGCCGTTTCAGGAACATTAGGCTACACAAAATGGAATAAACTTAACCTTTTTACTAAACTGGAATTCCGCCAAGATGAAACATCCGCTTCCCTCACTCAACATCAATACTTGACCCAAAATCTGGCCAAATGGCAAACCACGGATGACTTAAGTTTACTTGGACGTTTTAATTATGGC
- a CDS encoding RHS repeat protein — protein MGFALKQENEFPFLSLVEGPMLKVLPGGKAKAKPLAEIIPTTSLGGGIIPFDSSSLELRASSLERDCAHDKVSNVTQKKNPNGATLSYVYDALNRLTTKTTPEQVYAFGYDTLSRLTSASNTASNLSFAYDAVGQLLNTTTAGSQPSITLSYSYDEAGRKTNLSDPTGSTAYEFDRANRLTSMTNPYNNFAFTYDKGGRRTGLTGSGGIERTYSYDNINRLLSLINKVNGKDIDLLTLQRDAIGNKTQKTDSHGADNYTYDQNQRLLSSSLNSESFIYRQVDRDGVS, from the coding sequence ATGGGCTTCGCACTAAAACAAGAAAATGAATTTCCCTTTTTAAGCTTGGTCGAAGGGCCAATGCTTAAGGTTCTGCCTGGAGGAAAAGCTAAGGCAAAGCCTTTGGCGGAAATTATCCCAACCACCTCGCTAGGGGGTGGGATTATTCCTTTTGATTCTTCTAGCCTCGAGCTTCGAGCCTCTAGCCTTGAGCGAGATTGTGCGCATGACAAAGTAAGCAACGTCACACAGAAGAAAAACCCAAATGGAGCCACCCTCAGTTACGTCTATGATGCCCTCAATCGCTTGACGACAAAAACAACGCCAGAACAAGTTTATGCATTTGGGTACGACACACTCAGTCGACTCACAAGTGCATCAAATACTGCAAGCAATCTGTCATTTGCATATGATGCAGTGGGCCAATTGTTGAACACAACCACAGCAGGCAGTCAACCTAGTATTACATTGTCATACAGTTATGATGAGGCGGGAAGAAAGACAAATCTCAGTGATCCAACGGGTAGCACAGCCTATGAATTTGACAGGGCCAATAGACTCACATCGATGACTAACCCCTATAATAATTTTGCCTTTACCTATGATAAAGGTGGAAGAAGGACAGGACTCACTGGCTCTGGAGGCATTGAACGGACATATTCTTATGACAATATCAATCGCTTGCTCAGCCTCATCAACAAAGTCAACGGCAAGGACATCGATTTATTGACCCTTCAGCGAGATGCTATAGGAAACAAAACCCAGAAGACAGATTCACATGGCGCTGACAACTACACTTATGACCAAAATCAAAGACTACTCTCCTCATCCCTCAACTCAGAAAGCTTCATCTATAGACAGGTAGACAGGGACGGTGTTAGTTAA